The following proteins are encoded in a genomic region of Thermodesulfobacteriota bacterium:
- a CDS encoding cobalamin B12-binding domain-containing protein, producing MERKVRILIAKPGLDGHDRGAKVIARGFRDAGFEVIYTGLHQTPEQIVATAIQEDVDGIGLSILSGAHDYIFPQVIQLLKEKGAGDIVVFGGGIIPEEDIPPLKACGVKAIFLPGTPIEEAVKWVRENIKPRS from the coding sequence ATGGAACGGAAGGTCCGAATCCTGATTGCCAAACCCGGCCTGGATGGACATGACCGGGGAGCGAAGGTGATCGCAAGGGGGTTTCGCGATGCGGGGTTCGAGGTGATCTATACCGGGCTTCACCAGACCCCGGAGCAGATCGTGGCCACGGCCATCCAAGAGGATGTGGACGGCATTGGGCTTTCGATCCTCTCCGGAGCGCACGACTACATCTTCCCCCAGGTCATCCAGCTCCTCAAAGAAAAGGGGGCGGGCGACATCGTGGTCTTCGGAGGAGGTATCATCCCTGAGGAGGATATCCCCCCCTTGAAGGCCTGCGGGGTGAAGGCGATCTTCCTACCCGGAACGCCCATCGAAGAAGCGGTCAAATGGGTTCGGGAAAACATCAAGCCGAGATCGTAA
- a CDS encoding acetyl-CoA acetyltransferase, translating to MAKRVAIVGIGTTGFRATTPDVSYRELTYEAATKAYFEAGIEPKDVDAFVATSEDFLEGYSIADEYCPDQLGAVLRPIYTVTGDVIHSLASAYMMILSGVGRIMVVQGMSKASNMLTLSDMVTFAMDPIYNRPLKESPYAVAGMEMARFMYETGTTREQIARVVVKNKRNALTNELAAHGVLVDLDYVLNSEVVSYPLTRMDIAPHSDGAVVMVLADEETAKSLSDKPIWIRGIGWCSDTPGLETRPWGEAIYAQLAAEMAYKMAGIRYPRKEIHFAEINDEFSYKELQHLEAMRICKKGEAGPLTEIGGTEIGGEFPVNPSGGCLGVGHLFELNGGHVVLEVVRQLRGEAGKNQLKNVTTGLAQSWRGIPTTTGTVAILSN from the coding sequence ATGGCAAAACGAGTGGCAATTGTTGGCATAGGGACGACGGGATTTCGGGCCACGACCCCTGACGTCTCCTACCGGGAGCTGACCTATGAAGCGGCGACCAAGGCGTATTTCGAGGCCGGCATCGAGCCGAAAGATGTGGACGCTTTTGTAGCGACCTCCGAGGATTTTCTGGAGGGCTACAGCATTGCAGACGAGTATTGTCCCGATCAATTGGGAGCGGTCTTGAGACCCATCTATACGGTCACGGGCGACGTCATCCACTCCCTCGCCTCCGCCTATATGATGATCCTTTCGGGGGTGGGCAGGATCATGGTCGTCCAGGGGATGTCCAAGGCCTCCAACATGCTGACCCTCTCGGACATGGTCACCTTCGCCATGGACCCGATCTACAACAGGCCCTTAAAGGAGAGCCCCTACGCCGTGGCGGGCATGGAGATGGCAAGATTTATGTATGAAACCGGCACGACGCGGGAGCAGATCGCCCGGGTTGTGGTCAAGAATAAAAGGAATGCCCTCACCAACGAGCTGGCGGCCCATGGGGTCCTGGTCGACTTGGACTACGTCCTCAATTCAGAGGTCGTCTCCTATCCCCTCACCCGGATGGACATCGCCCCTCATTCCGATGGCGCGGTGGTGATGGTCTTGGCCGATGAAGAGACCGCCAAATCCCTCTCCGATAAACCCATCTGGATCAGGGGGATCGGATGGTGTTCGGACACACCGGGGTTGGAGACCCGACCCTGGGGAGAGGCTATTTATGCGCAGCTCGCAGCGGAGATGGCCTACAAGATGGCCGGCATCCGTTATCCCCGGAAGGAGATCCACTTTGCGGAGATCAACGATGAATTCTCCTACAAAGAGCTTCAACACCTCGAGGCCATGAGGATCTGTAAAAAGGGGGAGGCCGGCCCCCTGACGGAGATCGGAGGGACCGAGATCGGGGGAGAATTCCCGGTCAATCCTTCGGGAGGATGCTTAGGAGTGGGACACCTCTTCGAACTGAACGGTGGCCATGTGGTGCTGGAGGTGGTCCGCCAGTTAAGGGGAGAGGCCGGAAAGAATCAATTGAAAAATGTCACAACGGGCCTTGCCCAGAGCTGGCGGGGGATTCCGACGACCACTGGAACCGTGGCCATCCTGAGCAATTGA